The following are from one region of the Canis lupus baileyi chromosome 25, mCanLup2.hap1, whole genome shotgun sequence genome:
- the TMEM52B gene encoding transmembrane protein 52B isoform X1, with translation MEIVPPGQGARPSTEHGKEATNPVYLILEKQFSPMGMRGQAVTASALVYCIQLPQARCEENCMNPEHCLTTDWVHLWYIWLLVVIGALLLLCGLTSVCFRCCLSRQQNGEDQGRPPYEVTVIAFDHDSTLQSTISSLQSIFGPAARRILAVAHSHSPLAQLPSSLDTLPGYEEALHMSRFTVARCGQKAPDLPPVPEEKQPPPVDESPRAGGSSN, from the exons ATGGAGATTG TCCCTCCAGGTCAAGGAGCCAGACCTAGCACAGAGCATGGAAAGGAGGCAACCAACCCTGTGTacctgatcctggagaagcagTTCAGCCCCATGGGGATGCGAGGCCAGGCCGTGACAGCCTCTGCTCTGGTGTATTGTATTCAG CTTCCTCAGGCAAGATGTGAGGAGAACTGCATGAATCCTGAACA TTGCCTGACCACAGATTGGGTACATCTCTGGTATATATG GTTGCTGGTGGTAATTGGTGCACTGCTGCTCCTGTGTGGCCTGACTTCTGTGTGCTTCCGCTGCTGTCTGAGTCGCCAGCAAAATGGGGAAGATCAAGGCCGGCCTCCCTATGAAGTGACTGTCATTGCTTTCGATCATGACAGCACTCTCCAGAGCACTATCAGTT CCCTGCAGTCAATCTTTGGCCCTGCAGCTCGAAGAATCCTGGCTGTGGCTCACTCTCACAGCCCCCTGGCCCAGTTGCCCTCCTCTTTGGACACCCTCCCAGGGTATGAAGAAGCTCTTCACATGAGTCGCTTCACTGTTGCAAGGTGTGGACAGAAAGCTCCTGATCTACCCCCAGTGCcagaagagaagcagccaccGCCAGTGGATGAGTCTCCTAGAGCAGGAGGCTCTTCGAACTGA
- the TMEM52B gene encoding transmembrane protein 52B isoform X2, with product MIPPGQGARPSTEHGKEATNPVYLILEKQFSPMGMRGQAVTASALVYCIQLPQARCEENCMNPEHCLTTDWVHLWYIWLLVVIGALLLLCGLTSVCFRCCLSRQQNGEDQGRPPYEVTVIAFDHDSTLQSTISSLQSIFGPAARRILAVAHSHSPLAQLPSSLDTLPGYEEALHMSRFTVARCGQKAPDLPPVPEEKQPPPVDESPRAGGSSN from the exons ATGA TCCCTCCAGGTCAAGGAGCCAGACCTAGCACAGAGCATGGAAAGGAGGCAACCAACCCTGTGTacctgatcctggagaagcagTTCAGCCCCATGGGGATGCGAGGCCAGGCCGTGACAGCCTCTGCTCTGGTGTATTGTATTCAG CTTCCTCAGGCAAGATGTGAGGAGAACTGCATGAATCCTGAACA TTGCCTGACCACAGATTGGGTACATCTCTGGTATATATG GTTGCTGGTGGTAATTGGTGCACTGCTGCTCCTGTGTGGCCTGACTTCTGTGTGCTTCCGCTGCTGTCTGAGTCGCCAGCAAAATGGGGAAGATCAAGGCCGGCCTCCCTATGAAGTGACTGTCATTGCTTTCGATCATGACAGCACTCTCCAGAGCACTATCAGTT CCCTGCAGTCAATCTTTGGCCCTGCAGCTCGAAGAATCCTGGCTGTGGCTCACTCTCACAGCCCCCTGGCCCAGTTGCCCTCCTCTTTGGACACCCTCCCAGGGTATGAAGAAGCTCTTCACATGAGTCGCTTCACTGTTGCAAGGTGTGGACAGAAAGCTCCTGATCTACCCCCAGTGCcagaagagaagcagccaccGCCAGTGGATGAGTCTCCTAGAGCAGGAGGCTCTTCGAACTGA